In Candidatus Sulfotelmatobacter sp., a genomic segment contains:
- a CDS encoding type II toxin-antitoxin system Phd/YefM family antitoxin: MTVSKSTKSVVHRIPLTKARINLGQVVRRAHINREYFILEKDGIPVAGIMHVDDLEDYLDQQDGALKEQIKTGHRDYLAGNVRDASEFLAELRRPVKKVKRQTSR, encoded by the coding sequence ATGACTGTTTCAAAGTCGACGAAGAGCGTAGTACATCGAATTCCACTCACGAAAGCGCGCATTAATCTCGGCCAGGTCGTACGGCGTGCTCATATCAACCGCGAGTATTTTATTCTTGAGAAGGACGGCATTCCCGTCGCAGGGATCATGCACGTCGATGACCTGGAAGATTATTTGGACCAGCAGGATGGCGCGTTGAAGGAACAAATCAAGACTGGCCATCGGGACTACCTGGCTGGCAATGTGCGCGACGCAAGCGAATTCCTAGCCGAGCTACGGCGGCCGGTGAAAAAAGTGAAGCGGCAGACCTCTCGCTAG
- the rsmI gene encoding 16S rRNA (cytidine(1402)-2'-O)-methyltransferase codes for MNDADAEIRATLKSSGPALYVVGTPIGNLEDITLRALRVLKEVDVIACEDTRQTQKLLNHYAIATRTTSYHEHNEMTKSAELVKDMQEGASVALVTDAGMPGISDPGYRLIALAIRHHVSVVPIPGASAFLSALVASGLPTDSFRFSGFLPAKRGERRAALEAVKNSPRTQVFYEAPHRVVETLEDICEVMGNARQVVIAREVTKLHEEFLRGFAGEVLENLKARAAVKGEITLLIGKAEEEVARVGTDAACPEQSRRVRPSVRQRVEQIMAEEKVDEKAALKKVAKERGVSKSEAYREWQRSK; via the coding sequence ATGAACGACGCTGACGCAGAAATCCGCGCGACCCTGAAGTCTTCCGGGCCGGCGCTTTATGTGGTGGGGACGCCGATCGGGAATCTGGAGGACATCACGCTGCGCGCGCTGCGCGTGCTGAAAGAAGTCGACGTGATTGCCTGCGAGGACACGCGGCAGACGCAGAAGCTGCTCAATCATTACGCGATCGCGACCCGCACGACGAGTTACCACGAACATAACGAGATGACGAAATCGGCGGAACTGGTCAAGGATATGCAGGAGGGCGCGAGCGTGGCGCTGGTAACGGATGCGGGGATGCCGGGAATCTCGGATCCCGGGTACAGGCTGATTGCGCTGGCGATTCGGCATCATGTGTCGGTGGTGCCGATTCCGGGGGCATCAGCATTTCTCTCTGCGCTGGTCGCGAGCGGTTTGCCGACGGATTCATTTCGCTTCAGTGGATTTCTTCCCGCGAAGCGCGGTGAGCGTCGCGCGGCGCTGGAGGCGGTCAAGAATTCTCCGCGGACGCAGGTATTTTATGAGGCTCCGCACCGGGTGGTCGAGACTTTGGAAGATATTTGCGAAGTGATGGGAAACGCCCGGCAGGTGGTGATCGCGCGCGAGGTGACCAAGCTGCATGAAGAGTTTCTACGCGGATTCGCGGGTGAAGTGCTGGAAAACTTGAAGGCGCGCGCAGCGGTGAAAGGCGAGATCACGCTGCTGATCGGCAAAGCCGAAGAAGAAGTGGCTCGCGTAGGGACGGACGCAGCTTGCCCTGAGCAAAGTCGAAGGGTCCGTCCGTCGGTGCGGCAGCGGGTGGAGCAGATCATGGCGGAAGAGAAAGTCGATGAGAAGGCGGCGCTGAAAAAAGTGGCGAAGGAGCGGGGAGTTTCGAAGAGCGAGGCTTACCGGGAATGGCAGAGGAGCAAGTGA
- a CDS encoding MmcQ/YjbR family DNA-binding protein, producing the protein MTANNFREIALALPETEERQHMDHPDFRVAGRIFATLGYPDKSRGMVKLSPEDQHNFAKDYPEVFTPVNGAWGRRGATSVLLKPGKKEVLGKAIEAAWRNTAPRRLIAK; encoded by the coding sequence ATGACCGCCAACAACTTCCGCGAAATAGCCCTCGCACTCCCCGAAACCGAAGAGCGCCAGCACATGGACCATCCTGACTTTCGCGTAGCCGGAAGGATTTTCGCGACACTCGGCTATCCCGATAAATCCCGAGGCATGGTAAAGCTCTCGCCGGAAGATCAGCACAACTTTGCCAAGGATTATCCCGAAGTATTCACTCCGGTGAACGGCGCTTGGGGACGCCGCGGGGCGACCAGCGTCCTTCTTAAGCCGGGGAAAAAAGAAGTTCTCGGCAAAGCCATCGAAGCCGCCTGGCGCAATACCGCACCAAGGCGTTTAATCGCAAAGTAA
- a CDS encoding NlpC/P60 family protein, whose product MRLAPKPATVALFCGLTLCVCPAQQASQQRENASATRPRTNENYARRSDKTLTADEGLAVISAALDRRVRRYSGQDCSHLVHAIYERAGFPYQYATSDDLYDGVPKFQRVAEPQPGDLIVWHGHAGIVVRPSRHVFFSFMSAGPGIDNYESRYWSRRGHARFYRYIKNERCPGCTAVSKNVRTRR is encoded by the coding sequence ATGCGGCTCGCTCCAAAACCCGCCACGGTAGCCCTGTTCTGCGGGTTGACACTATGCGTCTGCCCGGCGCAACAGGCCTCGCAGCAACGCGAAAATGCGAGCGCCACTCGCCCGCGGACAAATGAGAATTATGCACGACGGTCCGATAAGACCTTGACTGCCGACGAGGGCCTCGCCGTAATTTCCGCCGCGCTTGACCGCAGAGTGCGCCGCTATTCTGGACAGGACTGTTCTCATCTGGTTCACGCGATTTACGAACGGGCCGGGTTCCCCTACCAGTACGCAACCTCCGACGATCTTTATGACGGAGTCCCGAAGTTTCAGCGCGTAGCCGAGCCGCAGCCCGGCGATTTGATCGTCTGGCACGGCCACGCAGGAATTGTGGTGCGGCCCTCGCGCCATGTCTTCTTCAGCTTCATGAGCGCAGGCCCGGGCATCGACAACTACGAAAGCCGCTATTGGAGCCGCCGCGGACACGCCCGCTTTTATCGCTACATCAAAAATGAAAGGTGCCCAGGATGCACCGCGGTCAGCAAAAACGTTCGGACGAGACGATAA
- a CDS encoding zinc ribbon domain-containing protein codes for MPLYEYECKKCGHRFEKIQKFSDKMVKKCPECGGVVEQMISAPAVQFKGSGWYVTDYAKKPASSGSSSGESREKKDDKSKSDGGAKETSSKDSSTKDNSPKESSSKESSSKDSSSKETSRNGSGRHK; via the coding sequence ATGCCCCTTTACGAATACGAATGCAAGAAGTGCGGCCACCGCTTCGAGAAAATCCAGAAATTCTCCGACAAGATGGTCAAGAAGTGCCCCGAGTGCGGAGGCGTGGTTGAGCAGATGATCTCCGCTCCCGCCGTCCAATTCAAAGGCTCAGGCTGGTACGTCACCGACTACGCCAAGAAACCCGCATCCTCAGGCAGCAGCAGCGGAGAGTCGAGAGAGAAAAAGGACGACAAATCCAAGTCCGACGGCGGCGCTAAAGAAACATCGTCAAAAGATAGCTCGACGAAAGATAACTCGCCAAAGGAGAGCTCCTCGAAAGAGTCCAGCTCGAAGGACAGCTCCTCTAAGGAAACGTCGCGCAATGGTTCGGGCAGACATAAATAA
- a CDS encoding DPP IV N-terminal domain-containing protein, which produces MKRQISLACFSLLALIVVLGFLTPAPAQTAPTKPLTIEAIYQTGGLNGRGPETIEWSPDGTKLTFVQRDEKGEKGELWYVDTATGEKKVLVSAAKLASLDPDVNKVKNEREKERLTRYRVASYLWAPDSKHLIFDSQGQLWLYDLGTETAVAFTSAGDPSGDPKFSPNGNQLAYVRKHNLYVRPISGKDEKALTKDTGDSLFNGDIDWVYAEELGVRSNYFWSPDSKEIVFMHMDETKVPTYPITDWMPTHPNVDNEKYPKVGDPNPVVKLGVVDTEKGKVRWISPTSDEDSYIPRFGWVREGVIWAQVLNRTEDKSDLYFIDAKTGKSRIVLTETTPGAWIDFEHVEVRFLKSGGQFLWPSWRDGNMHIYLYSFDKQNPMAADAKLERQLEKGDYAVLGILGADEAAGTVFLAANKDDPREVHIYSVRLDGSDFKNLTPEEGMHSGNFSDDGKHYTHMHSGPQNSPSLSLCTVGAACSPVWQAHNAIAEYGLRAPKYLEFKADDGTVLYGRLLLPPDAASGKIPVIVNIYGGPAAQTVRKGPPDPFDEILARKGFAIFSVDNRGTPGRDRKFQTAIRHEFGAIELKDQLTALDQLLAQYPQLDKDRVAIWGWSNGGSMTLYAMTHSDRFRAGVAVAPVTDQVNYDSIYTERYMGLLKDDKQGYEQSDVTRDADKLHGALLLVHGTSDDNVHFQNSIQMIDALIKAGKQFRLMIYPNKTHSIAGKDARVHLFTMIEEHFERELK; this is translated from the coding sequence GTGAAAAGACAGATTTCGTTGGCATGCTTTTCCCTGCTCGCACTTATTGTTGTTCTCGGCTTTTTAACCCCGGCTCCCGCGCAAACCGCGCCTACCAAGCCGTTGACGATTGAAGCCATTTATCAGACCGGAGGCCTCAACGGACGCGGGCCAGAGACGATCGAGTGGAGTCCGGACGGAACCAAGCTCACCTTCGTGCAGCGCGACGAAAAGGGCGAGAAGGGTGAGTTGTGGTATGTGGACACGGCCACGGGCGAGAAGAAGGTGCTGGTGAGCGCGGCCAAACTGGCGTCGCTCGACCCTGACGTGAATAAAGTCAAGAACGAGCGCGAGAAAGAACGCCTAACGCGCTATCGCGTGGCGTCGTATTTGTGGGCGCCGGATTCGAAACATTTGATTTTCGATTCGCAGGGTCAGCTCTGGCTTTACGATTTGGGAACGGAGACGGCGGTGGCGTTTACGTCGGCAGGCGACCCCAGCGGCGATCCGAAGTTTTCGCCCAACGGCAATCAACTGGCTTATGTACGCAAACACAATTTGTATGTCCGCCCGATCAGCGGCAAAGACGAAAAGGCGCTGACCAAAGACACGGGCGATAGTCTCTTCAACGGCGATATTGACTGGGTTTATGCCGAAGAGTTGGGCGTGCGCAGCAATTATTTCTGGTCGCCTGATAGCAAAGAGATCGTGTTCATGCACATGGATGAAACCAAGGTGCCCACTTATCCCATCACCGACTGGATGCCGACACATCCTAATGTAGACAACGAGAAATATCCCAAGGTGGGCGATCCCAATCCGGTGGTGAAGTTGGGGGTGGTGGACACGGAGAAGGGGAAAGTGCGTTGGATTTCGCCGACCAGCGACGAGGATTCCTACATTCCAAGATTCGGCTGGGTGCGCGAAGGCGTGATCTGGGCCCAGGTGCTAAATCGAACAGAAGATAAGTCGGACCTGTATTTCATCGATGCGAAAACCGGCAAGTCGCGGATCGTATTGACTGAGACTACGCCGGGAGCATGGATCGACTTCGAGCATGTCGAGGTTCGTTTTCTGAAATCCGGCGGACAGTTCCTCTGGCCAAGCTGGCGCGACGGCAACATGCATATTTATCTTTACAGCTTTGACAAGCAGAATCCGATGGCCGCTGATGCCAAGTTGGAACGGCAGTTGGAGAAGGGCGACTACGCGGTGCTGGGGATTTTGGGTGCGGACGAAGCCGCGGGCACGGTGTTTCTTGCAGCGAATAAGGATGATCCGCGGGAAGTGCACATTTATTCCGTGAGGTTGGATGGATCGGATTTCAAGAATCTCACACCGGAAGAGGGAATGCATTCTGGAAATTTCAGCGACGACGGCAAGCACTATACGCACATGCATTCTGGTCCGCAGAATTCGCCCAGCCTCTCGTTGTGCACGGTGGGAGCTGCGTGTAGCCCGGTGTGGCAGGCACACAACGCAATCGCAGAATATGGGTTGCGGGCGCCGAAGTACCTGGAGTTTAAAGCTGACGATGGAACGGTGCTCTATGGGCGGCTGTTGCTTCCGCCGGACGCTGCGAGCGGCAAGATTCCGGTGATCGTGAACATCTACGGAGGTCCGGCGGCGCAGACGGTAAGAAAAGGGCCGCCAGATCCGTTTGACGAAATTCTGGCGCGGAAAGGGTTCGCGATTTTTTCGGTGGACAACCGCGGTACTCCGGGGCGCGACCGAAAATTCCAGACGGCTATCCGGCACGAGTTTGGTGCAATCGAATTGAAAGATCAGCTGACCGCTTTGGATCAGTTGCTGGCGCAGTATCCGCAGCTTGATAAGGATCGGGTGGCGATTTGGGGATGGTCGAATGGCGGGTCGATGACGCTGTACGCGATGACGCATTCCGACCGCTTTCGCGCCGGCGTCGCGGTGGCTCCGGTGACGGATCAGGTGAACTACGATTCGATATATACCGAGCGCTACATGGGGCTGCTTAAGGACGACAAGCAAGGGTACGAACAATCTGACGTCACGAGGGATGCGGACAAGTTGCACGGGGCGCTGCTGCTCGTGCATGGCACGAGCGACGACAATGTGCATTTCCAGAACAGCATTCAGATGATTGATGCGCTGATCAAGGCGGGGAAGCAGTTCCGGCTGATGATTTATCCCAACAAGACGCACAGCATTGCGGGGAAAGATGCGCGGGTGCATCTGTTCACGATGATTGAAGAGCACTTTGAGCGGGAGCTGAAGTAG
- a CDS encoding C4-type zinc ribbon domain-containing protein: MLPDIENLLKLQDTDKEIRRLQDEVAEFPKRVAVIEQKLAGTKAQLEKAQTAVKADEASRRKYDSAINDLRGKISKYRDQSLDVKTNDQYKALLHEIEFAEKEIAANEDKILELMVNADARDKEVKTAQAELKAEAAEIEAEKEQARQTTAADEKLLTEWRGKRDQIRTGINEDLLRHFERVSKFRGSGISEVRDQKCMACRVMLRPQTYNEIRSGQQVIVCDSCQRILYFNAADELVDQVPSTHRPKRHHPKIDAPQAWYYRPEFQDIGEVFLCLTNSRGQATRRVYDVHTGRLIGDILTREGDYRQAFPEDIAGATRLNGSWTEDELDAFGAELPMVALDSLRFDLDHARHEAATGSHVKQPAPAASTEQAAS; encoded by the coding sequence ATGCTTCCCGACATCGAAAATCTGCTGAAACTGCAAGACACCGACAAAGAAATCCGCCGTCTGCAGGACGAAGTCGCCGAGTTCCCCAAACGCGTCGCCGTCATCGAGCAGAAGCTGGCTGGCACCAAGGCTCAACTGGAAAAAGCTCAGACTGCCGTCAAGGCCGACGAAGCCAGCCGCCGCAAGTACGACAGCGCCATCAACGACCTGCGCGGCAAGATTTCGAAGTATCGCGATCAGTCTCTCGACGTCAAAACCAACGATCAGTACAAGGCGCTGCTGCACGAAATTGAGTTCGCCGAAAAAGAAATCGCGGCCAACGAAGACAAGATTCTCGAGCTGATGGTCAATGCCGACGCCCGCGATAAAGAAGTCAAAACCGCGCAAGCCGAACTGAAAGCCGAAGCCGCCGAGATCGAAGCCGAAAAAGAACAGGCCCGCCAGACCACGGCCGCCGACGAAAAGCTTCTCACCGAGTGGCGCGGCAAGCGCGATCAGATTCGCACCGGCATCAACGAAGACCTGCTGCGCCATTTCGAGCGCGTTTCAAAGTTCCGAGGCAGCGGCATCTCAGAAGTTCGCGATCAAAAATGCATGGCCTGCCGCGTGATGCTGCGGCCGCAGACCTACAACGAAATTCGCTCCGGCCAGCAAGTCATCGTCTGTGACTCGTGCCAGCGCATTCTTTATTTCAATGCCGCGGATGAACTCGTGGACCAGGTTCCCTCCACGCATCGGCCAAAACGCCATCACCCTAAAATCGACGCGCCCCAGGCCTGGTACTATCGTCCCGAGTTCCAGGACATCGGCGAAGTATTTCTGTGCCTGACGAATTCGCGAGGCCAAGCCACCCGCCGCGTCTACGACGTCCACACCGGCCGCCTCATCGGCGACATTCTCACGCGGGAAGGCGACTACCGCCAAGCCTTTCCTGAAGACATCGCCGGCGCGACGCGCCTAAACGGCAGTTGGACCGAAGACGAACTTGATGCCTTCGGCGCCGAACTTCCCATGGTCGCCCTGGACTCGCTAAGATTCGATCTAGACCACGCCCGCCATGAAGCCGCCACCGGCTCGCACGTAAAACAACCCGCCCCCGCAGCCTCGACCGAACAAGCCGCCAGCTAA
- a CDS encoding addiction module protein, which produces MAQMTPQVSELLERALSLSIEEQEALAESLISSLGGKVDEGVQAAWESEIGKRIADLDSGQAKTTSWAEVRRRNLAKLPRAQ; this is translated from the coding sequence ATGGCACAGATGACACCGCAGGTTTCCGAGTTGCTGGAGCGCGCTCTGTCGCTCTCGATTGAGGAGCAGGAGGCATTGGCGGAATCTCTGATCTCCTCTTTAGGCGGCAAGGTAGATGAGGGCGTACAAGCGGCCTGGGAGTCCGAGATTGGAAAGCGCATCGCGGATTTGGATTCGGGACAGGCCAAGACTACCTCATGGGCAGAAGTGCGAAGACGCAATTTAGCGAAGTTACCTCGTGCCCAGTGA
- a CDS encoding type II toxin-antitoxin system RelE/ParE family toxin codes for MPSEPVEFHDEATAEYDAAFDWYLERSPDSALRFDAEVERALAEIVAAPRRWAMGPYSTRKFLLRRFPFILIYRERPSGSIQIVAVAHTSRKPGYWKGRL; via the coding sequence GTGCCCAGTGAGCCAGTCGAGTTTCACGACGAAGCTACCGCCGAATACGATGCGGCGTTCGATTGGTATCTGGAACGAAGTCCTGACTCCGCTCTGCGCTTCGACGCGGAAGTTGAACGAGCTCTAGCAGAGATCGTGGCTGCTCCTCGACGTTGGGCCATGGGCCCGTACTCTACGCGCAAGTTCCTGCTGCGACGGTTTCCCTTCATTCTGATTTATCGCGAGCGACCGTCGGGGAGCATTCAGATTGTCGCGGTCGCTCATACCAGCCGCAAGCCGGGATATTGGAAGGGACGACTGTAG